One Aquamicrobium sp. genomic region harbors:
- a CDS encoding DUF2283 domain-containing protein, which translates to MKPSVTYDAQANAAYIRFSDLKVLESEEVSPGVVFDYDAEGRLVAIELLDAKAQLPPELLAEAA; encoded by the coding sequence ACATACGATGCGCAGGCCAACGCGGCCTATATCCGCTTCTCCGATCTCAAGGTGCTCGAAAGCGAGGAAGTCTCGCCCGGCGTCGTGTTCGACTATGACGCCGAGGGACGGCTGGTGGCGATAGAGCTGCTCGACGCCAAGGCCCAGCTTCCGCCGGAGCTTCTGGCCGAAGCGGCATAG
- a CDS encoding esterase-like activity of phytase family protein yields the protein MIRHLLASAALLALAVPAGAEQVFTATLAGHAYLPAFTLVAPPADAPRDAWVSGKFTRPQRNERPMSVMGDVGAAYGGHKTGISLPFLGQPVQGMSGFAMNRAEDGSVFTLTDNGFGSKVNSPDAMLFFHRMKPDFETGAVERIETVFLRDPDRKVPFRIAYEGTESRYLTGADFDPESIQYLDGEIWIGDEFGPFIIRATADGRVLSVHQTMLDGKALRGPDTPGVVVPAAAGKDFTVQRSGGYEGMALQPGTNLLWGMLEKPLLGEDGKPEGAFLRIVTFDTGKAEWTGDSYRFQLAEGAAAIGDFNFIDETRALVIERDNGEGDISLECTGEDKSACYPLPAKVKSIVLVDTAGVDADGFIRRIGTIDLLDIADPDGKARLTTQSNRDLSGTFTFPFFTIEDVMRVDDTHIMVANDNNLPFSGGREIGKAANNEFILLEVADFLAVK from the coding sequence ATGATCCGCCATCTTCTCGCTTCCGCCGCCCTCCTTGCCCTCGCCGTGCCGGCCGGGGCGGAGCAGGTCTTCACTGCCACCCTCGCCGGCCACGCCTATCTGCCGGCCTTCACCCTCGTCGCGCCGCCGGCCGACGCGCCGCGCGACGCGTGGGTGTCCGGCAAGTTCACCCGCCCCCAGCGCAACGAAAGGCCGATGAGCGTCATGGGCGATGTCGGCGCGGCCTATGGCGGGCACAAGACCGGCATCTCGCTGCCGTTCCTCGGCCAGCCGGTGCAGGGCATGTCGGGCTTCGCCATGAACCGCGCCGAGGACGGCAGCGTCTTCACGCTCACCGACAACGGCTTCGGCTCCAAGGTCAACAGCCCCGACGCGATGCTGTTCTTCCACCGCATGAAGCCGGATTTCGAGACCGGCGCGGTCGAGCGCATCGAAACCGTGTTCCTGCGCGATCCCGACCGCAAGGTGCCGTTCCGCATCGCCTATGAGGGGACGGAGAGCCGCTACCTGACCGGCGCCGACTTCGACCCCGAGAGCATCCAGTATCTCGACGGCGAGATCTGGATCGGCGACGAGTTCGGCCCCTTCATCATCCGCGCCACCGCGGACGGGCGCGTACTTTCCGTCCACCAGACCATGCTCGACGGCAAGGCGCTGCGCGGGCCGGACACGCCGGGCGTCGTCGTTCCAGCCGCCGCCGGCAAGGATTTCACGGTCCAGCGCTCGGGCGGCTACGAGGGCATGGCGCTCCAGCCGGGCACGAACCTCCTCTGGGGCATGCTGGAAAAGCCGCTGCTGGGCGAGGACGGCAAGCCGGAAGGCGCGTTCCTGCGCATCGTCACCTTCGACACCGGCAAGGCCGAATGGACCGGCGACAGCTACAGGTTCCAGCTCGCCGAGGGCGCGGCGGCAATCGGCGACTTCAACTTCATCGACGAGACGCGGGCGCTGGTGATCGAGCGCGACAATGGCGAGGGCGACATCAGCCTCGAATGCACGGGCGAGGACAAGTCGGCCTGCTACCCGCTGCCGGCGAAGGTGAAGAGCATCGTGCTGGTCGATACCGCCGGCGTCGACGCCGACGGCTTCATCAGGCGGATCGGCACCATCGACCTGCTCGACATCGCCGACCCCGACGGCAAGGCGCGCCTGACGACGCAGTCGAACCGCGACCTTTCCGGCACGTTCACCTTCCCGTTCTTCACCATCGAGGACGTGATGCGCGTCGACGACACCCACATTATGGTCGCCAACGACAACAACCTGCCCTTCTCGGGCGGGCGCGAGATCGGCAAGGCCGCGAACAATGAGTTCATCCTGCTCGAGGTCGCCGATTTCCTCGCCGTGAAGTAG
- a CDS encoding crotonase/enoyl-CoA hydratase family protein yields the protein MSEHIEVSRDGAVQTVRMNRPDKKNAITRAMYAAMAKALTEGDADEAVRVHLILGVPGAFSSGNDLADFMAVATGGEHGTEVYDFLMALATAQKPVVSGVDGIAVGIGTTINFHCDLTLATPRTRFHTPFVDLGLVPEAGSSLIGPALLGRQRAFALLGLGEPLAAADAKAAGLIHDVVAEEELEAAVLALAQRVAAKPPQALKIARDFMLGDREALVARIRAEGEQFRARLSSDEARNAFVAFMNRKKG from the coding sequence ATGAGCGAGCATATCGAGGTCTCCCGCGACGGCGCGGTGCAGACGGTCCGCATGAACCGGCCGGACAAGAAGAACGCCATCACCCGGGCGATGTATGCGGCGATGGCGAAGGCGTTAACGGAAGGCGATGCCGACGAGGCCGTGCGCGTCCACCTGATCCTCGGCGTGCCGGGGGCGTTCTCGTCCGGCAACGATCTCGCCGACTTCATGGCGGTGGCGACCGGCGGCGAGCATGGCACCGAGGTCTACGATTTCCTGATGGCGCTGGCGACGGCGCAGAAGCCGGTGGTTTCCGGTGTCGACGGCATCGCGGTCGGCATCGGCACGACCATCAACTTCCATTGCGACCTGACGCTGGCGACGCCCCGCACGCGCTTCCACACGCCCTTCGTCGATCTCGGCCTCGTGCCGGAGGCCGGGTCGAGCCTCATCGGCCCGGCGCTGCTCGGCCGCCAGCGCGCCTTCGCGCTGCTCGGGCTGGGAGAGCCGCTCGCCGCCGCCGACGCAAAGGCCGCCGGCCTGATCCACGATGTGGTGGCGGAGGAGGAACTGGAAGCGGCGGTGCTGGCGCTGGCCCAGCGCGTCGCCGCCAAGCCGCCGCAGGCGCTGAAGATCGCCCGCGACTTCATGCTCGGCGATCGCGAGGCGCTGGTCGCGCGGATCAGGGCCGAGGGCGAACAGTTCCGCGCCCGCCTGTCCTCGGACGAGGCGCGCAACGCCTTCGTCGCCTTCATGAACCGCAAGAAGGGCTGA